A genome region from Brooklawnia propionicigenes includes the following:
- a CDS encoding ABC transporter ATP-binding protein translates to MTAMEVQNLHKRYGRRVAVEDVSFTVEAGEIFGIIGPNGAGKTTTVESIAGLRVPDSGTISVLGLDPVKDRAEVRECLGVQLQESSFPDAITVSEALELYSSFYRNPVDWQDLMELLGLGDKRKARYKALSGGQKQRLSIALALVGGPRIAILDELTTGLDPQSRRDTWSLIERVRDSGVTILLVTHLMDEAERLCDRIAVIDGGRVAALDTPAGLIAAASVMQQVRFRLSRPLDKRLLTELPEVSDVEITEGRYLVTGSGQLLGSVAGALARAEIVAEDLRIDQRSLDDAFVAFTGRPPESSAPRQEEA, encoded by the coding sequence ATGACTGCAATGGAGGTACAGAATCTGCACAAGCGCTATGGCCGGCGCGTTGCTGTCGAGGATGTCTCCTTCACCGTTGAAGCAGGGGAGATCTTCGGCATCATCGGGCCGAACGGCGCAGGCAAGACGACAACGGTGGAAAGCATCGCCGGCCTACGAGTGCCCGACTCGGGAACGATCTCCGTGCTCGGGCTCGACCCGGTCAAGGACCGGGCGGAGGTGCGCGAGTGCCTCGGAGTGCAATTGCAGGAAAGCAGCTTCCCGGATGCGATCACGGTATCCGAGGCGCTCGAGCTCTACAGCTCCTTCTACCGGAACCCGGTCGACTGGCAGGATCTGATGGAACTCCTGGGCCTGGGTGACAAACGCAAGGCGAGATACAAGGCCCTTTCCGGCGGGCAGAAGCAGCGGCTCTCGATCGCGCTGGCGTTGGTCGGCGGCCCAAGAATTGCCATTCTCGATGAGCTCACAACGGGACTGGACCCGCAGTCTCGGCGTGACACCTGGAGCCTCATCGAACGGGTCCGTGACTCCGGCGTGACGATCCTGCTCGTCACCCACCTCATGGACGAGGCAGAACGTCTCTGCGATCGGATCGCCGTCATTGACGGCGGCAGGGTCGCTGCGTTGGATACCCCGGCTGGCCTGATCGCCGCGGCCAGCGTTATGCAGCAGGTCAGATTCCGTCTCAGCAGGCCGCTGGACAAACGCCTGTTGACCGAACTGCCCGAAGTGAGCGATGTAGAGATCACCGAGGGCCGCTATCTGGTTACCGGCAGCGGGCAGCTGTTGGGCAGCGTCGCCGGGGCTCTTGCCCGGGCGGAGATCGTCGCCGAAGATCTCCGGATCGATCAGCGCAGCCTCGACGACGCCTTCGTGGCCTTCACGGGCCGCCCGCCGGAATCATCGGCACCCCGCCAAGAGGAGGCCTGA
- a CDS encoding SRPBCC family protein: MESRHISRVIAASPEAVYAYASDPDNLAKWAAGLTQSEVIRDGDSLLVESPMGQVTVVFTPRNDFGVIDHDVRLPSGEVVNNPVRVVAHPDGAEIIFTIRQLGLTDEEFDRDAAMVEQDLDTLKMIVERL; this comes from the coding sequence ATGGAGAGCAGGCATATCAGCCGGGTGATCGCAGCATCCCCCGAAGCGGTCTATGCGTACGCGTCCGACCCCGACAATCTCGCGAAATGGGCTGCAGGGCTGACGCAAAGCGAGGTGATCCGGGACGGCGACAGCCTGCTCGTAGAGTCTCCGATGGGGCAGGTCACCGTCGTCTTCACACCCCGCAACGATTTTGGGGTCATCGATCATGATGTGCGGCTGCCCTCCGGGGAGGTTGTGAACAATCCGGTCAGGGTCGTTGCGCATCCTGACGGTGCGGAGATCATCTTCACCATTCGCCAGCTCGGGCTCACCGATGAGGAGTTCGATCGCGATGCGGCGATGGTCGAACAGGATCTTGACACCCTGAAGATGATTGTCGAACGGCTCTGA
- a CDS encoding alpha/beta fold hydrolase, with amino-acid sequence MTTSTNGGTAPAMRPLLLLPGYWLGAWIWGPIVESLTGRGVRAQAVTLPGLESSQARRDQVHFADHVDFVVANLEAFGEPAVLAAHSGSGAVATAVSDRVPELLAKIVYVDSGPCTDGTIPVPDLPAEATELPFPGVDALPATGASVEGISDQDKARFEALAVPHPAGACREPVELHDSRRNAIPATLVCCSIRSEQVRELAAAGEPTFAAVNDLTDLTFIDLPTGHWPMFSRPDDLAELLYREAADA; translated from the coding sequence ATGACGACGTCAACCAATGGTGGGACCGCGCCCGCGATGCGTCCCCTTCTTCTTCTGCCCGGATACTGGCTCGGTGCATGGATCTGGGGGCCGATCGTTGAGTCCCTGACCGGCCGAGGGGTACGCGCGCAAGCGGTCACCCTGCCCGGCCTCGAATCGTCCCAGGCTCGGCGCGACCAGGTGCACTTTGCCGATCACGTGGATTTCGTGGTCGCGAACCTTGAGGCATTTGGTGAGCCTGCGGTACTCGCCGCTCACAGCGGCTCAGGTGCAGTCGCAACCGCTGTCTCGGACCGCGTACCCGAGCTCCTCGCGAAGATCGTCTACGTCGACTCGGGCCCTTGCACCGATGGGACGATCCCGGTGCCCGATCTTCCTGCCGAGGCCACGGAGTTGCCCTTCCCGGGGGTCGACGCGCTGCCCGCAACCGGGGCGAGCGTGGAGGGGATCAGTGATCAGGACAAGGCTCGATTCGAGGCGCTTGCGGTTCCGCATCCTGCTGGGGCCTGCCGGGAGCCGGTGGAGTTGCATGATTCACGGCGCAACGCGATCCCGGCGACCCTGGTCTGCTGCTCGATCCGCAGCGAGCAGGTGCGCGAACTTGCCGCCGCGGGGGAGCCGACGTTCGCGGCCGTGAACGATCTCACCGACCTCACGTTCATCGATCTGCCCACCGGACACTGGCCGATGTTCTCCCGGCCGGACGATCTGGCCGAGCTCTTGTACCGCGAGGCCGCGGACGCCTGA
- a CDS encoding Clp protease N-terminal domain-containing protein has translation MLSRAIDEASARRSTTVEAEHLLLALATDEGLIAAKVLADAGLTHDAIEAALDQERAESLAAAGIGPVDESRLAATPRQVRPGWGPSVKEAILRGKKPVISDGRHRPSETELLIGILQANLGTVPRMLAIAGIDRGDLIERARQA, from the coding sequence GTGCTGTCGCGCGCGATCGACGAAGCGAGTGCCCGTAGATCGACCACGGTAGAAGCGGAGCATCTGCTGCTGGCTCTGGCCACCGATGAGGGATTGATCGCGGCAAAGGTGCTTGCCGATGCAGGTCTGACCCATGATGCGATCGAGGCTGCGCTGGATCAGGAGCGGGCCGAGAGCCTGGCTGCGGCCGGGATCGGGCCGGTGGATGAGAGTCGTCTGGCTGCGACGCCGCGCCAGGTGCGTCCTGGATGGGGTCCCTCCGTGAAGGAGGCGATCCTTCGCGGCAAGAAGCCGGTGATTTCGGACGGGCGACACCGACCGTCCGAAACCGAACTGCTGATCGGGATCCTGCAGGCGAACCTCGGGACGGTGCCGCGCATGCTGGCGATCGCAGGCATCGACCGCGGCGACCTCATCGAACGCGCTCGGCAGGCGTGA
- a CDS encoding dihydrofolate reductase family protein, producing the protein MRPLRYSINVTLDGCCHHEAGLPPDEESMRYWTAEMQRVDALLFGRVTYEMMESAWRRPATGTWPDWMNEWEIPFAEAIDQAKKYVVSSTLSGVDWNAELVRSDLGPAVQRLKQQPGEGLWVGGVTLPRALADLGLIDEYEFVVQPVLAGYGPALLAGLRERIQLELVDRHEFRSGAVALRYRPTR; encoded by the coding sequence ATGAGACCACTTCGATACTCGATCAACGTCACACTCGACGGCTGTTGTCATCACGAGGCCGGGCTTCCCCCGGACGAGGAGTCGATGCGCTACTGGACCGCTGAGATGCAGCGGGTCGATGCCCTGCTCTTCGGTCGGGTGACCTACGAGATGATGGAGTCAGCCTGGCGGAGGCCGGCCACGGGCACGTGGCCTGACTGGATGAATGAGTGGGAAATCCCATTCGCCGAGGCCATCGATCAGGCGAAGAAGTACGTCGTATCGAGCACACTGAGCGGGGTCGACTGGAATGCCGAACTGGTGCGGAGCGACTTGGGACCAGCGGTACAGCGGCTCAAGCAGCAGCCAGGCGAGGGCCTGTGGGTGGGAGGCGTGACCCTGCCCCGGGCGCTGGCAGATCTGGGACTCATCGACGAGTACGAGTTCGTTGTGCAGCCGGTTCTTGCCGGATACGGGCCAGCGTTGCTTGCCGGTCTGCGCGAGCGCATCCAACTCGAGCTCGTCGATCGTCACGAGTTCCGGTCGGGAGCGGTCGCCCTACGATACCGGCCCACGCGATAG
- a CDS encoding VOC family protein: MNRLDNVLYKVSDLQAAKALHSSILDAEPHTDKPFYVGFQISGIEIGLTPTQPGETPGVVAHIRVPELEASIQRALDLGATLASEPREVGGGHRVAAVRTPDGTILGLIDGPERVV, from the coding sequence ATGAACAGACTCGACAATGTCCTCTACAAAGTCTCCGATCTGCAAGCCGCGAAGGCACTGCACTCGTCCATCCTCGACGCCGAGCCGCACACCGACAAGCCCTTCTACGTCGGGTTCCAGATCTCCGGCATCGAAATCGGCCTCACGCCGACCCAACCTGGAGAAACTCCGGGCGTGGTCGCCCACATCAGAGTCCCCGAACTGGAAGCGTCGATCCAACGTGCCCTCGACCTCGGTGCCACACTCGCCAGCGAGCCGCGCGAGGTCGGGGGTGGCCATCGGGTCGCCGCCGTCCGCACGCCCGACGGCACGATCCTCGGGCTCATCGACGGCCCGGAAAGGGTCGTGTGA
- a CDS encoding flavodoxin family protein yields MKMVVVYESLWGNTAAVADAIAEGLGPEAKVLSTAQATAEELAGADLVVAGGPVFGFQLSSERTRQSIQDSPESGAPAPDLSAPPLRAWLETLPPGTGQCAAFDTRVRGPFGKGAPTVAEGLRAKGYQLIARPEGFVVTGKYGPLRKGELERATQWGRQLRQSMSPSQ; encoded by the coding sequence GTGAAGATGGTTGTGGTTTATGAGTCGTTGTGGGGCAATACCGCCGCCGTGGCCGATGCGATTGCCGAGGGTCTAGGGCCTGAGGCGAAGGTGCTGTCCACCGCGCAGGCCACGGCCGAGGAGCTTGCCGGTGCTGATCTGGTGGTCGCCGGCGGTCCCGTGTTCGGGTTTCAGCTGTCCTCGGAGCGAACGCGGCAGAGCATCCAGGACAGCCCGGAGTCCGGGGCGCCCGCTCCCGATTTGTCCGCTCCGCCGCTTCGTGCCTGGCTGGAGACATTGCCGCCCGGCACGGGTCAATGTGCGGCATTCGATACCCGCGTTCGTGGTCCGTTCGGCAAAGGTGCCCCGACCGTGGCTGAGGGACTGCGGGCAAAGGGGTACCAGTTGATTGCCCGGCCCGAGGGCTTCGTCGTGACCGGGAAATACGGCCCGCTGCGCAAGGGCGAGCTTGAGCGCGCCACGCAGTGGGGAAGACAGCTGCGACAGAGCATGTCGCCCTCACAGTGA